A region of Malaciobacter marinus DNA encodes the following proteins:
- a CDS encoding methyltransferase domain-containing protein: MKLDNHTFYKKSTLKYGVTARGVHWNSKFSQYLRFEVLTKYLNNLEDSTIIDIGCGFAEYLNFLKRKKIDFKKYTGIDCEKHMIQISKKRFNDYEFLLLNVLKNRLPQADYFVCSGAMNLLEFNDMQIFIQKCFDSSKKGFVFNFLKEDNFTYVSQKEILSFCKTITTKIKIEDTYLHNDCTIYLEK; this comes from the coding sequence ATGAAACTAGACAATCATACCTTTTATAAAAAGTCAACATTAAAATATGGAGTAACAGCAAGAGGTGTTCATTGGAACTCAAAATTTTCTCAATATCTAAGATTTGAAGTACTTACTAAGTATTTAAATAATTTAGAAGATTCAACTATTATTGATATAGGTTGCGGATTTGCTGAATATTTGAACTTTTTAAAAAGAAAAAAAATAGATTTTAAAAAATATACTGGCATTGATTGTGAAAAACATATGATACAAATAAGTAAAAAAAGATTTAATGATTATGAGTTTTTACTTCTTAATGTATTAAAAAACAGATTACCACAAGCTGATTATTTTGTTTGTAGTGGAGCTATGAATTTATTAGAATTCAATGATATGCAAATATTTATACAAAAATGTTTTGATTCAAGTAAAAAAGGTTTTGTTTTTAATTTTTTAAAAGAGGATAACTTTACTTATGTAAGTCAAAAAGAAATTTTAAGTTTTTGTAAAACAATTACTACTAAAATAAAGATTGAAGATACATATTTACACAATGATTGTACCATATACCTTGAAAAATAG
- a CDS encoding acetyl-CoA carboxylase biotin carboxylase subunit — protein MAEIKKILIANRGEIVQRAIRTIREMGKKSVVIYSAGDKNASYLKHADEAVCIGPARSNESYLNIPAIITAAEMTGSDAIFPGYGFLSENQDFVEICRLHGIKFIGPSVEVMEKMADKSKAKDEMVRAGVPVVPGSKGAIHSLEEGKKVAKEIGYPIMAKAAAGGGGRGMRLINEESEFDQLFMAASSEALAAFGDGTMYLERFINNPRHIEVQVVGDSHGNAIHIGERDCSLQRRHQKVIEESPAILLNDETRRQLHEVAVKATKYLEYEGAGTFEFLADDKQNFYFMEMNTRLQVEHPVSEMVSGIDIVELMIRVAEGEKVPPQEEVKFRGHAIECRITAEDPISFLPCPGKVKQWMVPGGRNVRVDSHVYTNYDVPPYYDSMIGKLIVWGRDRDKAINIMKRALNEFEVEGIKTTIPFHMKMMQNEDFKNNNYDTKYLENYKG, from the coding sequence ATGGCTGAAATAAAGAAAATTTTAATTGCTAATAGAGGTGAAATTGTTCAAAGAGCAATTAGAACAATTAGAGAAATGGGAAAAAAGTCTGTTGTAATTTATAGTGCAGGTGATAAAAATGCATCTTACTTAAAACACGCAGATGAAGCAGTTTGTATTGGTCCAGCAAGATCTAATGAATCATATTTAAATATTCCAGCAATTATCACAGCAGCTGAGATGACTGGAAGTGATGCAATTTTCCCAGGTTATGGTTTCTTATCAGAAAACCAAGATTTTGTTGAAATTTGTAGATTACATGGTATTAAATTTATTGGTCCATCTGTTGAAGTAATGGAAAAAATGGCTGATAAATCAAAAGCTAAAGATGAAATGGTAAGAGCAGGGGTTCCTGTTGTACCAGGTAGTAAAGGCGCTATTCATTCACTAGAAGAGGGTAAAAAAGTTGCAAAAGAAATAGGTTATCCTATCATGGCTAAAGCTGCTGCTGGTGGCGGTGGTAGAGGAATGAGACTTATAAATGAAGAGTCTGAATTTGATCAACTATTTATGGCAGCTTCATCAGAAGCACTTGCTGCCTTTGGTGATGGAACAATGTATTTAGAAAGATTTATCAACAACCCAAGACATATTGAAGTTCAAGTTGTTGGAGATTCTCATGGAAATGCAATTCATATTGGTGAAAGAGATTGTTCATTACAAAGAAGACACCAAAAAGTTATTGAAGAATCACCTGCTATTTTATTAAATGATGAAACAAGAAGACAACTTCATGAAGTTGCAGTAAAAGCTACAAAATACTTAGAGTATGAGGGAGCAGGAACATTTGAATTCTTAGCAGATGATAAACAAAACTTTTACTTTATGGAAATGAATACAAGACTTCAAGTAGAACATCCTGTTTCAGAAATGGTTTCTGGAATTGATATAGTTGAACTAATGATTAGAGTTGCAGAGGGTGAAAAAGTTCCTCCACAAGAAGAAGTTAAATTTAGAGGTCATGCAATTGAGTGTAGAATTACAGCAGAAGATCCTATTTCTTTCTTACCTTGTCCTGGAAAAGTAAAACAATGGATGGTTCCTGGTGGAAGAAATGTAAGAGTTGATTCTCACGTTTATACAAACTATGATGTTCCTCCATATTATGACTCAATGATTGGGAAACTAATTGTTTGGGGAAGAGATAGAGATAAAGCTATAAATATTATGAAAAGAGCATTAAATGAGTTTGAAGTTGAAGGTATTAAAACTACTATTCCATTTCATATGAAGATGATGCAAAACGAAGACTTTAAAAACAACAACTACGATACAAAATACTTAGAAAACTACAAAGGTTAA
- the bluB gene encoding 5,6-dimethylbenzimidazole synthase: protein MLRFNKKDLNTLNKIISSRRDIRGNNFINKKVSKKKLNIILESALKAPSVGYSQPWHFKIIEDKNLKDKVYNQFEISYKKSFKKFENRPLYKKLKLEGIKESPINIAVFYKKPKKEILGQTYMKKSGEYSVVCAICNMWLTARALNLGLGWVSIVKPKKIRKILNVSKEYKLIGYLCIGYSKDFLKEPELKTIGWEKKKSLKESILK, encoded by the coding sequence ATGTTAAGGTTTAATAAAAAAGATTTAAACACTTTAAATAAGATTATTAGTTCAAGAAGAGATATAAGAGGTAATAATTTTATAAATAAAAAAGTATCTAAAAAAAAGTTGAATATTATTTTAGAATCTGCTTTAAAAGCACCATCTGTTGGCTATTCACAGCCTTGGCATTTTAAAATCATTGAAGATAAAAACCTTAAAGATAAAGTATATAATCAATTTGAAATAAGTTATAAAAAGAGCTTTAAAAAGTTTGAAAATAGACCACTTTATAAAAAATTAAAACTTGAGGGAATAAAAGAATCACCTATAAATATTGCAGTTTTTTATAAAAAACCAAAAAAAGAGATTCTTGGACAAACATATATGAAAAAAAGTGGAGAATACTCTGTTGTTTGTGCTATATGCAATATGTGGTTAACAGCTAGAGCTTTAAACTTAGGTCTTGGGTGGGTATCTATCGTAAAACCAAAAAAAATAAGAAAAATACTAAATGTTTCAAAAGAGTATAAATTAATTGGATATTTATGTATTGGATATTCAAAGGATTTTTTAAAAGAGCCAGAACTTAAAACAATAGGATGGGAAAAGAAGAAAAGCTTAAAAGAGTCTATTCTAAAATAA
- a CDS encoding deoxycytidylate deaminase, producing the protein MLSDRNFINIAHEIASASKCVSKQVGAVIVKDGRILSTGYNGTPAGYVNCCEHWDGAYTKDHHEWSRTYEIHAEMNAIIWAARNGISIESATIYVTLEPCADCSKNLIASGIKRIVYDKAYEHTNSDVVTKFIKDNGVIIEQIAK; encoded by the coding sequence GTGTTAAGTGATAGAAATTTTATAAATATAGCTCATGAGATAGCAAGTGCATCTAAGTGCGTGTCAAAACAAGTAGGTGCAGTAATAGTAAAAGATGGAAGAATACTTTCAACAGGATATAATGGAACACCAGCAGGATATGTAAATTGTTGCGAACATTGGGATGGTGCATATACAAAAGACCATCATGAATGGTCAAGAACTTATGAAATTCATGCAGAAATGAATGCAATAATTTGGGCAGCAAGAAATGGAATAAGTATTGAAAGTGCCACTATTTATGTAACTTTAGAACCTTGTGCAGATTGTTCAAAAAATTTAATAGCAAGTGGTATTAAAAGAATAGTTTATGATAAAGCTTATGAGCATACAAACTCTGATGTTGTAACAAAATTTATAAAAGATAATGGCGTAATAATAGAACAAATAGCTAAATGA
- the accB gene encoding acetyl-CoA carboxylase biotin carboxyl carrier protein, with product MDFKEIKELIKVFDKSELNKLKIKESDFEISMGKGFDGDIQVSSAPVAQQVAAPAPSVSAPIETSCTTEKSTQTCSDTINSPMVGTFYTAPSPDSSAFVKPGDTVRKGDTLCILEAMKIMNEVEAECDCKILDVLVNDADPVEFDMPLFTIEKL from the coding sequence ATGGATTTTAAAGAGATAAAAGAATTAATTAAAGTATTTGACAAAAGTGAACTTAATAAACTAAAAATAAAAGAGAGTGATTTTGAAATTTCAATGGGTAAAGGATTTGACGGAGACATTCAAGTTTCTTCTGCACCTGTAGCACAACAAGTTGCTGCTCCTGCTCCAAGCGTAAGTGCTCCAATTGAGACATCTTGCACTACTGAAAAAAGTACTCAAACTTGTTCAGATACTATTAATTCACCAATGGTTGGAACGTTTTATACTGCACCATCACCTGATTCTTCTGCATTTGTTAAACCAGGAGATACAGTTAGAAAAGGTGATACTTTATGTATTTTAGAGGCTATGAAAATAATGAATGAAGTTGAGGCTGAGTGTGATTGTAAAATTTTAGATGTATTAGTTAACGACGCTGATCCAGTAGAATTTGATATGCCACTGTTTACAATTGAAAAACTTTAG
- a CDS encoding DEAD/DEAH box helicase, with protein MTFQEFNFKTNLQKSIDDAGFKEPSPIQKDAIPVILEGKDIVGQAHTGTGKTAAFGLPILNMMKCNKEVEAVVIVPTRELAMQVSDELFKFGKYLDINTATVYGGQSYSRQLKHISNASILVATPGRFLDLLRDKKINIKPNYVILDEADEMLDMGFLDDIKEIFTYMPKQRQTLMFSATMPNAIKQLAKTILNEPEFITVTTSEITNSKIKQAFYVVDEYERDDALIRLYDYKNPDKSIIFCRTKKEVDRLSTFLVSQGFGAKGLHGDMEQRQREEAINAFKKGRLDVLIATDVAARGLDVNDVTHVFNYHLPFDSESYVHRIGRTGRAGKEGVAVSIVTPHEFRMLQKIQKSTGGRLEAKTIPNIKSVKDKKTNSLVEKIKAHKVDDSALLIIENLKEEYDISTIAFKLASMLTSATSVKGSNTIGKSHKDIEKLIESAVRNSSRNNDKRGGQRRRGPRSGGFKNNRNKSSSSSSSSNRRRRS; from the coding sequence GTGACTTTTCAAGAGTTCAATTTCAAAACAAATTTACAAAAATCAATTGATGATGCAGGCTTTAAAGAGCCAAGTCCAATTCAAAAAGATGCAATTCCAGTTATTTTAGAAGGTAAAGACATAGTTGGTCAAGCCCACACAGGTACAGGAAAAACAGCAGCATTTGGACTACCAATTTTAAATATGATGAAATGTAACAAAGAAGTAGAAGCTGTAGTAATCGTTCCAACAAGAGAACTTGCAATGCAAGTTTCAGATGAATTATTTAAGTTTGGAAAATATTTAGATATAAATACAGCAACAGTTTATGGTGGACAATCTTATAGCAGACAACTAAAGCATATCTCTAATGCATCAATTTTAGTTGCAACACCAGGAAGATTTTTAGATTTACTAAGAGATAAAAAAATCAATATTAAACCAAATTATGTAATCCTTGATGAAGCAGATGAAATGCTTGATATGGGGTTCTTAGATGATATTAAAGAAATCTTTACTTATATGCCTAAGCAAAGACAAACATTAATGTTTTCAGCAACTATGCCAAATGCAATTAAACAATTAGCAAAAACAATCTTAAATGAACCAGAGTTTATTACAGTTACAACAAGTGAAATAACAAACTCAAAAATTAAACAAGCATTTTATGTTGTTGATGAATATGAAAGAGATGATGCACTTATTAGATTGTATGATTATAAAAATCCTGATAAATCAATTATTTTTTGTAGAACAAAAAAAGAAGTAGATAGACTTTCTACATTTTTAGTATCTCAAGGTTTTGGTGCTAAAGGTCTTCATGGAGATATGGAGCAAAGACAAAGAGAAGAAGCAATTAATGCCTTTAAAAAAGGTAGACTTGATGTTTTAATTGCTACAGATGTAGCTGCTCGTGGACTTGATGTAAATGATGTAACACATGTATTTAATTATCATTTACCTTTTGATTCTGAAAGTTATGTTCATAGAATTGGAAGAACAGGTCGTGCAGGAAAAGAAGGTGTTGCTGTTTCTATTGTAACTCCACATGAATTTAGAATGCTTCAAAAGATTCAAAAATCTACTGGTGGAAGATTAGAAGCTAAGACGATTCCAAATATTAAATCTGTAAAAGATAAAAAAACAAATTCACTTGTTGAAAAAATCAAAGCACACAAAGTTGATGATTCAGCATTATTAATTATTGAAAACTTAAAAGAAGAGTATGATATTTCTACAATTGCATTTAAACTAGCTTCAATGCTTACAAGTGCTACTTCTGTAAAAGGAAGCAATACAATTGGTAAATCTCATAAAGATATTGAAAAGTTAATTGAAAGTGCTGTTAGAAATAGTAGTAGAAATAATGATAAAAGAGGCGGACAAAGAAGAAGAGGTCCAAGAAGTGGAGGATTTAAAAATAATAGAAATAAATCTTCTAGTTCATCTTCATCTTCAAATAGAAGACGAAGAAGCTAG
- a CDS encoding TRAP transporter substrate-binding protein, protein MKKLIGKLGVISVLLIAMSMTVFANQRVYKLKMATTWGKTASPLIDTSIKMANLAKVMSNGQLIIRVDSASKHKAPLGILDMVKAGQYDIGHSASYYWKGKDINTLPFTSMPFGMTAAEQYAWFYHGGGLELMQKTYKIHKVLSFPGGNTGVQMGGWFKKEIKSVEDLKGLKIRIPGFAGEIMAKAGALVTNIAPGELYTAFERNTIDALEWVGPSMDINMGFHKVAKYYYTGWHEPASELQFIVNKRSYKKLPKNLQEILVLAFRLAAYDMYIQNYDMNAKAWQKMKKEHPQIKVKSFPEDVKKLLKDSNKKLRESMAAKSPLLKEIFKSQEDYMQSIREWTIISDYQYIKDNL, encoded by the coding sequence ATGAAAAAATTAATTGGAAAACTAGGAGTAATATCTGTTTTACTTATAGCTATGAGTATGACAGTGTTTGCAAATCAAAGAGTTTATAAACTTAAAATGGCTACTACTTGGGGTAAAACTGCAAGTCCTTTAATTGATACTTCAATAAAAATGGCTAATTTAGCAAAAGTTATGTCAAATGGTCAACTAATTATCAGAGTTGATAGTGCTAGCAAACATAAAGCACCTTTAGGTATTTTAGATATGGTTAAAGCAGGACAATATGATATTGGACATAGTGCTTCATACTATTGGAAAGGCAAAGATATAAATACTTTACCTTTTACTTCAATGCCATTTGGAATGACAGCTGCTGAACAGTATGCTTGGTTTTACCATGGTGGTGGATTAGAACTAATGCAAAAAACTTATAAGATTCATAAAGTATTATCTTTTCCAGGAGGAAATACTGGTGTTCAAATGGGAGGTTGGTTTAAAAAAGAGATTAAATCGGTAGAAGATTTAAAAGGTCTTAAAATCCGAATTCCAGGCTTTGCAGGTGAAATAATGGCAAAAGCAGGAGCATTAGTTACAAATATTGCCCCAGGTGAACTTTATACTGCTTTTGAAAGAAATACAATTGATGCCTTAGAGTGGGTTGGCCCATCAATGGATATTAATATGGGCTTTCACAAAGTTGCAAAATACTACTATACAGGATGGCATGAACCAGCTTCAGAATTGCAATTTATTGTTAATAAAAGATCTTATAAAAAGCTTCCAAAAAATCTACAAGAGATTTTAGTCTTGGCATTTAGATTAGCAGCTTATGATATGTATATTCAAAATTATGATATGAATGCAAAAGCTTGGCAAAAAATGAAAAAAGAGCATCCTCAAATAAAAGTTAAAAGCTTTCCAGAAGATGTAAAAAAACTGTTAAAAGATTCAAATAAAAAGCTAAGAGAGAGTATGGCTGCAAAATCACCACTTTTAAAAGAGATTTTTAAATCACAAGAAGATTATATGCAAAGTATTAGAGAGTGGACAATTATTTCTGATTATCAATACATAAAAGATAATTTATAA
- the asnB gene encoding asparagine synthase (glutamine-hydrolyzing) has product MCGILGANFTNDKFKNAIKYIENRGPDFQAIKSFNNNTFAHTRLSIIDLDNEANQPMVFDEIVIVFNGEIYNYQELIKEHDLKCKTKSDTEVIIRLYQKYEKDFLNYLNGMFSFCIYNIKQNSFFCARDRYGKKPFFYYFANNKFIFSSSIKAILELLDKKPKLNKVALSQYMQYFVSLDDNTFYQDIKKLEASNYLLLKNDSLQIKKYYKINTYKKIKDEQTALKDIEELLFKSVEARLTSDVEVGSLLSGGIDSSLISALYTKISGKKINTFSVGYDEYKNYSELEYANITAKHIGSNHHPLIISQKDFINSFEDTLEALEEPHADSAAIPLYILTKKIKQMGIKTVLSGEGSDEIFLGYDNYAKFLKYYEFEKTLDKNQTQFLNSIISALQNNTKESEYLRRIIKKENVYNGFGEVFTSIQKKKLFKKVPTFKSETAKKDPVDWMSYTDLKVWLGQGLLSKVDKISMANSLEVRTPFLDFNLVNYLFSVDSNIKVGDTNKYLLKKIASKYIPQTIINRTKKGFNSPFNEWIQNEYKDEVLNLILRVNKQTELFNDEYIKQIYNLAKNRKFKQHLWSLFIFSKWFEKEYL; this is encoded by the coding sequence ATGTGTGGAATATTAGGTGCAAATTTTACAAACGATAAATTCAAAAATGCAATCAAATATATAGAAAATAGAGGACCTGATTTTCAAGCTATTAAATCATTTAATAACAATACTTTTGCCCATACAAGACTTTCAATTATTGATTTGGACAATGAAGCAAACCAACCTATGGTTTTTGATGAGATTGTAATAGTTTTTAATGGTGAAATTTATAATTATCAAGAGTTAATAAAAGAGCATGATTTAAAATGTAAAACCAAATCTGATACAGAAGTTATTATAAGGCTTTATCAAAAATATGAAAAAGATTTTTTAAACTACCTAAATGGAATGTTTAGTTTTTGTATTTATAATATAAAGCAAAATAGCTTTTTTTGTGCAAGGGATAGATATGGGAAAAAACCTTTTTTCTACTACTTTGCAAATAATAAGTTTATTTTCTCTTCTTCAATAAAAGCTATCTTAGAACTTTTAGATAAAAAACCAAAATTAAATAAAGTTGCTTTATCACAATATATGCAATATTTCGTAAGTTTAGATGATAATACTTTTTATCAAGATATTAAAAAACTTGAAGCATCAAATTATCTTTTATTAAAAAATGATAGCTTGCAAATTAAGAAGTATTATAAGATTAATACATATAAAAAAATAAAAGATGAACAAACAGCTTTAAAAGATATAGAAGAGCTTTTATTTAAGAGTGTTGAGGCTAGACTAACATCAGATGTAGAAGTTGGCTCACTTTTAAGTGGAGGTATTGACAGTTCACTTATTTCTGCACTATATACTAAAATTTCTGGTAAAAAAATAAATACCTTTAGTGTGGGTTATGATGAATACAAAAATTATAGCGAATTAGAGTATGCAAATATCACTGCAAAGCACATAGGCTCAAATCATCACCCTTTAATTATCTCTCAAAAAGATTTTATAAATAGCTTTGAAGATACATTAGAAGCTTTAGAAGAACCTCACGCAGATAGCGCAGCAATTCCTTTGTATATATTAACAAAAAAAATTAAACAAATGGGAATAAAAACTGTTTTAAGCGGTGAGGGCAGTGATGAGATATTTTTAGGTTATGATAATTATGCAAAATTTTTAAAATATTATGAGTTTGAAAAAACATTAGATAAAAATCAAACACAATTTTTAAATAGTATAATCTCTGCTTTACAAAATAATACAAAAGAGAGTGAGTACTTAAGAAGAATTATAAAAAAAGAGAATGTTTATAATGGTTTTGGAGAAGTATTTACATCTATTCAGAAAAAAAAGCTATTTAAAAAAGTACCAACTTTTAAAAGTGAAACAGCAAAAAAAGATCCAGTTGACTGGATGAGTTATACAGATTTAAAAGTTTGGCTAGGGCAGGGCTTACTCAGTAAAGTTGATAAAATTTCCATGGCTAATTCTTTAGAAGTTAGAACTCCCTTTTTAGACTTTAATTTAGTAAACTATTTATTTAGTGTGGATTCAAATATAAAAGTAGGAGACACAAACAAATATTTACTTAAGAAAATTGCTTCAAAATATATACCACAAACAATCATAAATAGAACAAAAAAAGGATTTAATTCACCCTTTAATGAATGGATTCAAAATGAGTATAAAGATGAAGTTTTAAATCTAATTTTAAGAGTGAATAAACAAACAGAACTTTTTAATGATGAGTATATAAAACAAATTTATAATTTAGCAAAAAATAGAAAATTTAAACAACATTTATGGTCTTTATTTATATTTTCTAAATGGTTTGAAAAAGAGTACTTATAA
- a CDS encoding inorganic phosphate transporter: MDFETINKMDKATDKTLPGFAKLSLGLLFIVVVFLWSYTSHGNVPNNSFLIIGAVFGAYMAMNIGANDVANNVGPAVGSKAITMFWAIVIAAIFEAAGALIAGGEVVKTIKKGIIDPALISDPEIFIWAMTAALLSAALWLNFATSVGAPVSTTHSIVGGVMGAGIAAAGFAIVSWGTMAKIAASWIISPVFGGVVAALFLLFIKKNIMFQKDMVSSAKKFVPYLIAIMSWAFSTYLIVKGIKHLIKVNFLTASLVGLIIALIVFFVVRPLIEKSAQKIDNTRLGINSLFTIPLIFSAALLSFAHGANDVANAIGPLAAINDAIIKSSVSSQVGIPFWVMAVGALGIAIGLALYGPRIIKTVGSEITELDQVRAFSIAMAAAITVIIASQLGLPVSSTHIAVGGVFGVGFLREFLDSSESKILSDIRKKLKKDKKILDKYEAELIDLEDKNKKSKSEYIRVVELYKLIEEKIEQVRIEKRDFKAKKRVKYVKRDAIKKIVAAWLITVPAAGLLSASIFFMIKGIMS, translated from the coding sequence TTGGACTTTGAAACTATCAATAAGATGGATAAAGCTACAGACAAGACACTTCCGGGCTTTGCTAAACTATCACTAGGACTTCTATTTATAGTTGTTGTCTTTTTATGGAGTTATACCTCACATGGTAATGTTCCTAATAATTCATTTTTGATTATTGGAGCTGTTTTTGGAGCCTATATGGCTATGAATATTGGTGCAAATGATGTTGCTAATAATGTAGGTCCAGCAGTTGGTTCAAAAGCAATAACAATGTTTTGGGCAATTGTTATTGCAGCAATTTTTGAAGCAGCAGGTGCATTAATTGCTGGTGGAGAAGTTGTAAAAACAATAAAAAAAGGAATTATTGATCCAGCTTTAATTTCTGATCCTGAAATATTTATTTGGGCAATGACAGCAGCACTACTTTCAGCTGCACTTTGGTTAAACTTTGCAACTTCTGTTGGTGCTCCTGTATCAACAACACACTCAATTGTAGGTGGTGTTATGGGTGCAGGAATTGCAGCAGCTGGTTTTGCCATAGTTTCTTGGGGAACCATGGCTAAAATTGCAGCTTCTTGGATAATCTCCCCAGTTTTTGGTGGAGTGGTTGCGGCACTGTTTTTATTATTTATTAAAAAAAATATTATGTTTCAAAAAGATATGGTAAGCTCAGCTAAAAAGTTTGTTCCATATTTAATTGCCATTATGTCTTGGGCCTTTTCTACATATTTAATCGTAAAGGGAATAAAACATTTAATTAAAGTTAATTTTTTGACAGCTTCTTTAGTAGGATTAATAATTGCCCTTATAGTCTTCTTTGTAGTAAGACCACTAATTGAAAAATCTGCACAAAAAATTGACAATACAAGACTTGGCATTAACTCACTATTTACAATACCATTGATTTTCTCAGCAGCACTTTTATCTTTTGCTCATGGTGCAAATGATGTTGCAAATGCAATTGGTCCACTTGCTGCTATAAATGATGCAATTATTAAATCATCTGTTTCTTCACAAGTAGGAATTCCTTTTTGGGTTATGGCTGTAGGTGCATTAGGTATTGCAATAGGTTTAGCTCTTTATGGACCAAGAATCATCAAAACAGTTGGCTCAGAAATTACAGAATTAGATCAAGTAAGAGCATTTTCAATTGCAATGGCAGCAGCTATTACTGTTATTATTGCTAGTCAATTAGGACTACCTGTATCTTCAACACATATTGCAGTAGGTGGAGTATTTGGAGTAGGGTTCTTAAGAGAGTTTTTAGATTCAAGTGAATCAAAAATATTAAGTGATATTAGAAAAAAATTAAAAAAAGACAAAAAAATTCTTGATAAATATGAAGCGGAATTAATTGACTTAGAAGATAAAAATAAAAAAAGCAAATCTGAATATATTAGAGTTGTTGAACTTTATAAACTAATTGAAGAAAAAATAGAGCAAGTAAGAATTGAAAAAAGAGATTTTAAAGCTAAAAAAAGAGTTAAGTATGTAAAAAGAGATGCAATCAAAAAAATTGTTGCTGCATGGTTAATAACAGTTCCTGCAGCTGGACTTTTATCTGCATCAATATTCTTTATGATAAAAGGTATTATGTCGTAA
- a CDS encoding AEC family transporter, translating to MQTLISVLPVYSFIVIGLILKKSFKEKIDEKSYVILSFYFLQPILIFWGLTKSPIDYAFVMSPIIYLYAVLSVVFFLIIFSKKIFTDSKDRTIFIAVSLVGNTGNIGVPLGIALFGEQSVPYTSIINIANMFFIYIFSIYFFAKDSFTLKKSIYSILKLPGLWVAFFAIAINYFNVPIHKDISRTLEMGAYASMVIQLVIFGVYLSEVKIRTMNWKLSLNISLVKHFILPAVGIFFVLQSDLSSYVASVVLMQLMIPLAVNNVNLAALYNCKPYDVTASILISTITFSLLLYFYIFIIKYFIGDF from the coding sequence ATTCAAACTTTAATTTCAGTACTTCCTGTTTATTCTTTTATTGTAATTGGACTAATTTTAAAAAAAAGTTTTAAAGAAAAAATCGATGAAAAAAGCTATGTAATTTTATCTTTTTATTTTTTACAACCAATTTTAATATTTTGGGGACTAACTAAATCTCCTATTGATTATGCATTTGTAATGTCACCAATTATTTATTTATATGCAGTTTTAAGTGTTGTATTCTTTTTAATAATATTCTCAAAAAAAATATTTACTGATTCAAAAGATAGAACTATATTTATCGCTGTGTCATTAGTGGGTAATACTGGAAATATTGGTGTTCCATTAGGGATTGCTTTATTTGGTGAACAATCTGTTCCTTACACAAGTATTATAAATATTGCAAATATGTTTTTTATTTATATTTTTAGTATATATTTCTTTGCAAAAGACTCTTTTACATTAAAAAAGTCAATCTATTCAATTTTAAAACTTCCTGGACTTTGGGTTGCTTTTTTTGCTATTGCTATAAACTATTTTAATGTTCCTATTCATAAAGATATTTCAAGAACTCTTGAAATGGGAGCATATGCTTCAATGGTTATTCAATTAGTAATCTTTGGTGTATATTTAAGTGAAGTTAAAATAAGAACGATGAATTGGAAGTTATCACTTAACATTTCTTTGGTAAAACACTTTATACTTCCTGCTGTTGGAATCTTTTTTGTTTTACAAAGCGATTTAAGCTCATATGTAGCCTCTGTAGTCTTAATGCAACTAATGATACCTCTTGCAGTAAACAATGTTAATTTAGCTGCTTTATATAACTGTAAACCCTATGATGTAACTGCAAGCATATTAATCTCCACAATTACCTTTTCCTTGCTTTTATATTTTTATATTTTTATAATCAAATATTTTATAGGAGATTTTTAA